From the Saccharomycodes ludwigii strain NBRC 1722 chromosome I, whole genome shotgun sequence genome, one window contains:
- a CDS encoding uncharacterized protein (similar to Saccharomyces cerevisiae YOL048C | RRT8 | Regulator of rDNA Transcription), translated as MLTTVIGLIYYFTIFPIILANSVLTLGIFGFVLSHIQLVLETNSISLLIARYLMFPTASSQLFDKVLEKNGQSSFLIECKKKFLQQDINKIKQSSSTTKRSKFVQMEIYWINYLPFKILFLFYHIIRSILPIVISLIPVIGPITVTVLCSPAIGKHLLKRYFQLLNMNKRQIEKVSHRHWGQFVSFGLVAGSLQMLPYVSLLFEFTNLTSAALWANDVINKKIKNFHD; from the coding sequence ATGCTAACAACGGTAATTGGGCTGATTTATTACTTTACGATTTTTCCTATTATATTGGCAAATTCTGTTCTGACTTTGGGTATCTTTGGTTTTGTATTGTCACACATTCAATTGGTTCTTGAAACTAATTCTATTTCATTACTAATTGCAAGATATTTAATGTTTCCTACCGCTTCAAGTCAATTATTTGATAAAGTTTTGGAGAAAAATGGACAAAGTAGTTTTTTAATcgaatgtaaaaaaaaatttttacaGCAggatataaacaaaattaagCAAAGTTCCTCAACTACAAAACGAAGCAAATTTGTTCAAATGGAAATTTATTGGATTAACTATCTaccatttaaaatattattcctGTTTTATCACATAATAAGAAGTATTTTACCAATTGTTATATCACTGATTCCAGTCATCGGCCCGATAACTGTAACGGTGTTGTGTTCGCCAGCTATTGGGAAACATCTActaaaaagatattttcaGTTACTTAATATGAATAAAAGACAAATAGAAAAAGTATCACATAGACATTGGGGTCAATTTGTTTCATTTGGATTAGTTGCTGGATCATTACAAATGCTACCTTAtgtatctttattatttgaatttacAAATCTAACTAGTGCTGCTTTATGGGCTAATGatgttataaataaaaaaattaaaaatttccaTGACTAG
- a CDS encoding serine/threonine protein kinase PSK1 (similar to Saccharomyces cerevisiae YOL045W | PSK2 | Pas domain-containing Serine/threonine protein Kinase (paralog of YAL017W | PSK1)), which translates to MLSKSNASSTLSLASAENNKKKKEPSTDPFEKNPKDSVKSLVNSNDDVDDFNEQENNSDNEEHDNTLQFNSKVLPKIQSTGSNNTITTKIATTAATTTINATTEKENSKADDLNIDELIKFPTQSTHAYSYNPLSPNSLSVRLNILKRTLEIMIRNPSLIKDPQPWEPHLSSSLEQEGREKVNRDQKIINLIPTTRENSITSGSDVDDNSYDAKTITGPKDSKRDFFAKKPKLNAQPNSLRTASSAALNAFFQSGTANSTNTNSNASLNPPSLTRRSVSDFSLHTKKNYSNFNRNLDNLLENQELKGNNNETSDNEDALEDSSFHQPQAPYASSRKNSRDSVLPSPYQYNNTDGNNNTIDHDVCLSNESSDVESTPNGALNGKDFYQNKESVDSAEFLKAKKVGLESLLSLLNETLSNNKEDSDKVSSLHMMSLLNINKLSVADNDSGYTAKHTEILKKNLLNSLAQPFFESYSEYVEEENKILEMENGLEAAAISAEKRSSPYMDTQRVFHTFTSGKNSTPQAIFTCTDEHPWEFKSANDLACLTFGVSKLALRALTLLDLIHKDSRNFVLNKLLSTEGEEQVFTGEIVGTNQPNGGNSTSSIIWTSLWAKRKNNLIVCVFQRVPCDYFDLMISMDDFSVTSVVGGEALRFKDKIAEQAQVPETNEKDIKKSVKFIGEITKISQISHSISKLIDDLRNNEGGGITDNNTYVVANEPISIKIANTINDIRYFTLNHLSYNIPCAATCFILQDELKLKIHTLPYIAGVFVVDSINYTLISFNKSISKNLFGIHARDLVGKSIVEIIPVFPKLIEYIKTYYPKYDTNNNNNKNLVLTEHFFRKIQAEFNGHPEDFYSSIGLDAVHRDGSIIKVDIQLRVINAKYFVLWITHSRDVVLKNYNTLPSQLSILKDEDIKTIGSRGSSASSSKRNTDNINVKDFKKTDKQHLKLDELDALLNDLDKKEKSKKPTSKFKQPALLSLSSASSAISLPDSANPKAASTSNLLLQHSDEEGDSNGCRVATKKAGGDRNLLCKSQTHTGGEETPDQLAKKYSQSKTNFVKDSNFKFDDDYIMNVTSRIQSRDISKISLVPESNGDSSTYENLYDTGTTHFKLGALKHKKKFTDFIVLQKMGEGAYGKVDLCMHKKLKYIVVVKRIIKERILVDTWVRDRTLGTIPSEIQIMATLNKTPHENIMYLLDFFEDDDFYYIETPIHGETGSIDLFDLIELKTDMSEHEAKLLFKQIVSGVRHLHSHGIVHRDIKDENVIVDNKGFVKIIDFGSAAYVRSGPFDVFVGTMDYAAAEVLSGEPYEGKPQDIWALGVLLYTIVFKENPFYNIDEILDGSLRIPNNNVSADCITLIHKILNRSVSKRLNIEEIFNDKWLEL; encoded by the coding sequence ATGTTATCAAAAAGCAACGCCTCTTCCACTTTATCTTTGGCGTCAGCTGAgaacaacaagaaaaaaaaagagccAAGTACCGATCCATTCGaaaaaaatccaaaagATTCTGTAAAAAGCCTTGTTAATTCGAATGATGATGTTGATGATTTCAATGAACAGGAAAACAATTCTGATAATGAAGAACATGATAATACTTTACAATTTAACTCAAAAGTTTTACCTAAAATTCAAAGTACTGGCAGCAATAATACCATCACCACCAAGATTGCCACGACTGCTGCCACCACAACTATCAACGCTACAacggaaaaagaaaatagtaAAGCAGATGATTTGAATATAGATGAATTAATTAAGTTTCCGACTCAATCGACTCATGCATATTCTTACAATCCATTGTCTCCAAATTCTTTATCGGTCAGATTAAATATCTTAAAAAGAACTTTAGAAATTATGATTAGAAACCcttctttaattaaagatCCTCAACCGTGGGAACCACACCTATCTAGCTCATTGGAACAAGAAGGTAGGGAGAAAGTAAATAGAGAtcagaaaataataaatttaattccCACAACCAGAGAAAACTCTATTACTAGTGGTAGTGATGTTGATGATAATTCCTATGACGCGAAAACGATCACTGGTCCCAAGGATTCTAAAAGAGACTTTTTTGCCAAAAAGCCAAAGTTAAATGCCCAGCCAAATTCGTTAAGAACTGCATCCTCAGCCGCTTTAAATGCATTTTTCCAGTCTGGTACTGCTAATAGCACCAATACAAACAGCAACGCATCTTTAAACCCCCCATCTCTAACAAGAAGATCAGTATCTGATTTTTCACTACacactaaaaaaaactacaGTAATTTTAATCGAAATTTAGATAATTTGTTAGAAAACCAAGAACTCAAGGGCAATAACAATGAGACTAGTGACAATGAAGATGCGCTAGAAGATTCGAGTTTTCACCAACCACAGGCGCCGTATGCTTCAAGTAGGAAAAATTCCAGAGATAGTGTTTTGCCCTCACCGTatcaatataataataccgATGGCAATAACAACACTATAGATCATGATGTTTGTTTAAGCAATGAAAGTAGTGATGTGGAAAGCACTCCTAATGGTGCGCTTAATGGTAAGGATTTTTACCAAAACAAAGAATCTGTTGATAGTgctgaatttttaaaagctaAAAAAGTGGGTTTAGAGAGTTTGTTGAGTTTATTGAACGAAACTTTATCAAATAACAAAGAAGACTCAGATAAAGTGTCTAGTCTACATATGATGTCCTTATTGAATATCAACAAATTAAGTGTTGCTGATAATGACTCTGGTTACACGGCAAAGCACACGGagattttaaagaaaaatctaTTAAATAGTCTAGCACAGCCGTTTTTTGAAAGTTATAGTGAGTATGTTGAAGAAGAGAATAAGATTTTAGAGATGGAAAATGGTTTAGAAGCAGCGGCTATTAGTGCTGAAAAACGCAGCTCCCCTTATATGGACACACAACGTGTTTTCCACACATTTACCTCTGGGAAAAATTCTACTCCTCAAGCCATTTTTACCTGTACCGATGAGCATCCATGGGAATTTAAATCTGCGAATGATTTGGCGTGTTTAACGTTTGGTGTTTCAAAATTGGCATTGCGTGCTTTAACATTATTAGATTTAATTCATAAAGACAGTAGGAATTTTGTGTTGAATAAGCTTTTGTCTACCGAGGGTGAAGAACAGGTTTTCACAGGAGAAATTGTGGGAACTAATCAACCGAACGGTGGTAATAGCACTAGTTCTATTATTTGGACCTCATTATGGGccaaaaggaaaaacaatttgATTGTGTGCGTGTTTCAACGGGTTCCGTGTGATTACTTTGATCTCATGATTAGCATGGATGATTTTTCCGTTACCAGTGTTGTTGGTGGGGAAGCATTAAGGttcaaagataaaatagCAGAGCAAGCACAGGTACCAGAGACGAATGAGAAGGATATTAAAAAGTCTGTTAAGTTTATTGGCGAGATTACCAAGATAAGTCAGATTAGCCATTCCATTTCAAAACTTATCGATGATCTTAGAAATAATGAAGGCGGTGGGATTACTGACAATAATACTTATGTTGTCGCCAATGAACCCATCAGTATTAAAATAGCGAATACAATCAACGACATTCGTTATTTCACTCTAAACCATTTATCATATAATATTCCATGCGCAGCcacttgttttattttacaagaTGAactgaaattaaaaatacacaCCTTGCCGTACATTGCAGGTGTCTTTGTTGTAGATTCCATTAATTATACTTTAATTAgctttaataaatctattAGTAAGAATCTATTCGGTATTCATGCAAGAGACTTGGTAGGGAAATCAATAGTTGAAATTATACCCGTTTTCCCCAAGTTGATTGAATATATTAAGACTTATTATCCTAAATATGAtacaaataacaacaataataagaatTTAGTTTTGACGGAGCACTTTTTCCGTAAGATACAGGCTGAATTCAATGGGCACCCAGAAGATTTCTATAGCAGTATTGGTTTAGACGCTGTGCATAGAGATGGGTCAATTATTAAAGTTGATATTCAATTGCGTGTTATAAATGCCAAATACTTTGTATTATGGATAACTCATTCAAGGGACGTGGTTTTGAAAAACTACAATACATTGCCCTCTCAATTGAGTATTTTAAAGGACGAAGACATTAAAACGATAGGAAGCAGAGGTAGTTCTGCCAGTTCCTCGAAAAGAAATACCGATAACATTAATGTCAAAGATTTTAAGAAAACTGATAAGCAACATCTAAAGTTGGATGAGTTAGATGCTTTGTTGAACGATTTGGATAAGAAGGAGAAGAGCAAGAAACCAACATCCAAATTTAAGCAGCCAGCTTTATTATCTCTATCATCTGCATCATCTGCTATCTCGCTACCTGATTCTGCCAATCCTAAAGCCGCTAGTACtagtaatttattattgcaACATTCTGACGAGGAGGGCGATTCTAATGGTTGTAGGGTTGCCACCAAAAAAGCTGGCGGTGACAGAAACTTGCTTTGTAAATCGCAAACACATACTGGTGGAGAAGAAACACCTGACCAATTAGCTAAAAAGTATTCACAAAGTAAGACTAATTTTGTTAAAGATTCCAATTTTAAGTTTGATGACGACTATATTATGAATGTTACATCTAGGATACAGAGCAGggatatttcaaaaatttccTTGGTGCCGGAAAGTAATGGTGATTCAAGTACATATGAGAATTTATATGATACTGGAACCACGCATTTTAAGTTGGGTGCTCTGAAACATAAGAAGAAATTTACTGATTTTATAGTGTTACAAAAGATGGGAGAAGGTGCATACGGTAAAGTTGATTTGTGTATGCATAAGAAATTGAAGTacattgttgttgtgaAAAGGATCATTAAAGAGCGTATTTTAGTAGACACTTGGGTTAGGGATAGAACTTTGGGTACCATTCCTAGTGAGATACAAATTATGGCTACGTTAAATAAGACACCACATGAGAACATAATGTATTTGTTGgatttttttgaagatgatgatttttattatatagaAACCCCAATACATGGCGAAACTGGATCtattgatttatttgatttgatCGAACTGAAAACAGACATGTCAGAACACGAGGCCAAGTTGTTATTTAAGCAAATTGTTTCTGGTGTTAGACATTTGCATTCGCATGGTATTGTTCACAGAGATATTAAAGATGAGAATGTTATTGTTGACAATAAAGGGtttgttaaaattattgattttggtTCAGCAGCTTATGTTAGGAGTGGGCCATTCGATGTCTTTGTTGGCACAATGGACTATGCAGCGGCAGAAGTTTTGAGTGGTGAACCATACGAGGGTAAGCCACAAGATATTTGGGCGTTAGGGGTGCTACTATATACCATTGTATTTAAGGAAAATCCTTTTTACAATATAGATGAGATTTTAGATGGTTCTTTAAGAAtaccaaataataatgttagtGCTGATTGTATTACTTTGATTCATAAGATTTTAAATAGATCAGTTAGCAAAAGATTAAATATCGAGGAGATATTTAATGATAAATGGTTAGAACTTTaa
- the GSH2 gene encoding glutathione synthase (similar to Saccharomyces cerevisiae YOL049W | GSH2 | Glutathione): MSYPVLSDDEITQKLLPTINQWCLCNGLLMYPPAFQSSPNSATVAPITIYPTIIPLSAFKEAVSVQTIYNELYVKVIQDTEWLEIETEKLSRYDLTFTGRLWDMYLKAKKIGIIQKLELGIFRNDFLLDKGEQQQIKQVEFNTVSVSFGGLSSKVSHLHSYLYKHELYGSNFEGCEIPISESSKLLADGLSQGVRAYEKQNQPLNGQTVVAFIVQDGERNVFDQRILEYNLWEKHSIKSIRMTIHEIHKLTAKNDLGGKLIYKPTNEEISVVYFRSGYSPQDFKSEQDWENRLFLETSLAIKAPSLKTQLSGTKKIQQLLTEHETLSKFIDTEKIKKITPTFVKIYPLDDSELGQLARKLAFESPENYVLKPQREGGGNNIYKEDIPKFLNSMNKSEWNAYILMELINPEPTEKNVILRDNKLYRESILSELGIFGVVLFDNDRILYNEYSGWLLRSKFSSSNEGGVAAGFGCVDSVALLRY, translated from the coding sequence atgtctTATCCGGTTTTATCTGATGATGAAATAACccaaaaattattaccCACTATTAATCAATGGTGTTTATGTAATGGATTATTAATGTATCCACCTGCCTTTCAAAGCTCACCCAATAGTGCGACTGTGGCCCCAATAACTATATATCCAACAATAATTCCATTATCTGCCTTTAAGGAGGCTGTTTCCGTTCAAACAATATACAATGAATTATATGTTAAAGTAATTCAAGACACAGAATGGTTAGAAATTGAAACTGAAAAACTAAGTAGATACGATCTTACGTTTACTGGTAGGTTATGGGACATGTATTTGAAGGCTAAGAAAATCGGAATTATCCAAAAATTAGAATTGGGGATTTTCAGAAACGATTTTTTGCTTGATAAAGgggaacaacaacaaattaaaCAGGTTGAATTCAATACTGTAAGTGTTTCATTTGGCGGTTTATCTTCTAAAGTAAGCCACTTACACAGCTATTTATACAAGCATGAATTATACGGTAGCAATTTTGAAGGCTGTGAAATTCCGATTAGCGAATCTAGCAAGTTATTAGCTGATGGATTGTCTCAAGGGGTTAGGGCttatgaaaaacaaaaccaGCCACTAAATGGACAGACAGTTGTAGCATTTATTGTTCAAGATGGAGAAAGAAATGTTTTTGACCAACGGATTCTCGAATATAATCTATGGGAAAAACATAGTATTAAGTCAATTAGAATGACTATTCATGAGATTCACAAATTGACAGCAAAAAATGATTTGGGAggaaaattaatttataaacCCACAAATGAAGAAATTTCTGTTGTTTACTTTAGATCAGGATATTCTCCTCAGGATTTCAAATCTGAACAAGATTGGGAAAATAGActttttttggaaactAGTTTGGCCATTAAAGCGCCAAGTTTAAAGACACAGTTATCTGGaacgaaaaaaattcaacagTTGTTAACTGAACATGAGACATTATCTAAATTTATCGATAcagaaaagattaaaaaaataacaccaaCATTCGTTAAAATTTATCCACTAGATGATTCAGAGTTGGGACAATTGGCTAGGAAATTAGCTTTTGAATCACCAGAAAATTATGTTTTAAAACCACAAAGGGAAGGTGGtggcaataatatttataaagaGGATATtcccaaatttttaaacagTATGAATAAGTCAGAATGGAATGcttatattttaatggaACTCATTAATCCCGAACCAACCGAAAAGAATGTAATTTTACGTgacaataaattatatagaGAATCGATTTTAAGTGAATTGGGCATATTTGGTGTTGTTTTGTTTGACAACGATAGAATATTGTATAATGAGTATTCTGGATGGCTATTGAGATCTAAATTTAGCAGTTCCAATGAAGGTGGTGTGGCTGCAGGGTTTGGCTGTGTTGACAGTGTTGCATTACTAAGATATTAG
- the GAL11 gene encoding Gal11p (similar to Saccharomyces cerevisiae YOL051W | GAL11 | GALactose metabolism), with protein MNSDDWRSTISNQERARYVNELAQLLAQFSKNNGNQNFDLEKLKRTAEQFESSLYASSSSKENYLDSMQKRIVATDNARKRSMATAAAKANAANNKKGKNNNNNNRINNSTNGINTNNSAHLHVNNSSIDMNNTSNGINPYSMNMNQQMFLNQQAQARQQVAQQYRNSNNSSDVGASNTTSNTNNNASVSNNGDRVQLTPQQQLINEIKVAPIPRELLSRIPNLPANVNTWQQITELAQRKRLSNNDIQIAKKVYHVHQQLLVKSKLQESNINKAAAAAQAASANGNRVGNININNNLNANNNINLQSRTAATVQQQQLQQQQQQQQQQQQQQQQQQQQQRQQRQQQQQQQNVDVLNRITQIFTPAEQRALYENGKRLIEELQRVQKLPAVLTAQQKAFYIKKYINQVAIKKLQSMRASQMQNTTNNAANNTTTTASNSAIGATVNNNLKNDINTKINNRNLMNAQGNSINKVAEQQPIPATITAMNNINNNANNNIGTKRMPVMSQFSNGSTTNNNNNTATVPQPSNVRAYNSNNVAASSTGPNQQVRGSTANNNNSSANMSSTLSSVGNNSQKQPQPTQQQSRPPISLPRPTEQDLQVLKRVSTEVSRAPLRLSNLSSRLSDEQKKAIKTKLVSSQQLFNTVDNFIPTFYMITKSEENLRQLLQIRLLTKEIIEHASKDIYIVQPEVVDKVIFRYQKYYEFIREQLLRRYQQVMGSRQQQQQQQQQQGIAQQTGATSVPVGLTTNNNVANGSNGSVADPNSSITTPEAVNRASPAAQGRRQQATGTKRRNTSVSSVSNGTGTGSNNSAAPRKPSQGRTIPISPSVAAATPNYSNNTNRVATPAIPGASPAMKQLNNIMSPSAGLDNHRSPSVNTTMTSAAFASTNSTAANNPFKEDETKLKLLMLKKKDVLGRYKKRQEVYCNANIDIFLDTLADCLGVDEPQASIIPIAPHIVDFINGTGRKKLTKAVLKSRDQEPITAVIKDRKKLIIESKNKLDLITSPGCKTPFELKQNEIGALFQNLDSISSVYNTLSNVKAGTNITANNSQGGVSVKNEGGTTGIFSASTGVKRKFSEIKSGAFGTNNVNGSLSASQEISPSSTESSSVMIDSKRIKFDSPEDAFSSGGSGNGNNHGSSGGETSTFDPYASPDTISKGEHSSLNVWDFNYWRNFQKQQQVEQQKQQGEQQQQQQLTSL; from the coding sequence ATGAATAGCGACGATTGGAGATCAACTATCTCTAACCAAGAACGTGCCAGGTACGTAAATGAGTTGGCTCAACTTTTAGCTCAGTTTAGTAAGAATAACGGTAAtcaaaattttgatttggaaaaattgaaaagaacAGCCGAACAATTTGAAAGTAGTTTATATGCCAGTAGTTCTTCTAAAGAGAATTACCTAGATAGTATGCAAAAGAGAATTGTTGCCACTGATAATGCAAGGAAAAGATCTATGGCGACTGCAGCCGCCAAGGCTAATGCTgccaacaataaaaaaggtaaaaataacaacaataacaatcgGATCAACAACAGCACCAATGGGATTAATACCAACAACAGTGCTCACCTTCATGTTAACAACAGTAGTATTGATATGAATAACACGTCAAATGGTATTAACCCTTATTCTATGAATATGAACCAACAGATGTTCTTGAATCAGCAAGCACAGGCTAGACAACAAGTTGCCCAGCAGTACAGAAATAGCAACAATAGTTCTGATGTTGGTGCTAGCAATACCACCAGTAatactaacaataatgctTCTGTTAGTAACAACGGTGATAGAGTTCAATTGACaccacaacaacaattgattaatgaaattaaagTTGCCCCTATTCCCAGAGAATTATTAAGTCGAATTCCCAACCTACCAGCCAATGTTAATACTTGGCAGCAGATTACCGAGTTAGctcaaagaaaaagattgagcaataatgatattcaAATTgctaaaaaagtttatcaTGTTCACCAACAGCTATTAGTTAAGTCAAAATTGCAGGAATCCAATATTAACAAAGCTGCGGCTGCTGCACAGGCTGCTAGTGCCAACGGGAATAGAGTGGGCAacataaatattaataataacttaaatgctaacaacaacattaaTTTACAATCTAGGACTGCTGCTACtgttcaacaacaacagttacaacaacaacaacagcagcagcagcagcagcagcagcaacaacaacaacaacaacaacaacaacgtCAGCAaagacaacaacaacaacaacaacaaaatgtAGATGTTTTAAATAGAATAACACAAATATTTACACCAGCGGAACAAAGGGCGTTATATGAAAATGGTAAGAGGCTAATTGAAGAATTGCAAAGGGTGCAAAAGTTGCCTGCAGTTTTAACTGCCCAACAAAAGgcattttatattaaaaaatatattaaccAAGTTGCAATTAAGAAATTACAGAGCATGAGAGCATCACAGATGCAAAACACTACCAATAATGCTGCCAATAACACTACAACTACTGCTTCTAATAGTGCTATTGGTGCTACTGTGAACAATAATCtgaaaaatgatattaataccAAGATTAACAACCGTAATTTAATGAATGCTCAAGGGAACAGTATTAATAAAGTTGCCGAACAGCAACCAATTCCTGCTACCATTACCGCAATGAACAACATAAACAACAACgcgaataataatattggtaCTAAAAGAATGCCAGTAATGAGCCAATTTTCTAATGGCAGCACcactaacaataataacaacaccGCTACTGTTCCACAACCGTCTAATGTTAGGGCGTACAATAGTAACAACGTTGCTGCTTCCTCCACGGGACCAAACCAACAGGTTAGGGGCTCTACTgctaataacaacaatagtaGTGCTAATATGTCTTCGACTTTATCATCTGTTGGTAATAACTCACAAAAACAACCGCAACCCACACAACAACAATCAAGACCTCCAATATCGTTACCAAGACCAACTGAACAAGATTtacaagttttaaaaagagTATCTACTGAAGTTAGTAGGGCACCATTACGTCTATCTAACCTAAGCTCAAGATTATCTGATGAACAAAAGAAAGCTATTAAAACTAAGTTAGTATCTAGTCAGCAATTATTTAACACAgttgataattttattcCTACCTTTTATATGATTACGAAAAGTGAAGAAAACTTACGTCAATTGTTACAAATCAGGCTTTTAACTAAAGAAATTATAGAACATGCTTCAAAAGACATTTATATTGTACAGCCTGAAGTTGTTGATAAGGTTATTTTCCGttaccaaaaatattatgaaTTCATTAGGGAACAATTATTAAGAAGATATCAGCAGGTTATGGGCTCTaggcaacaacaacaacaacaacaacaacaacaaggaATTGCACAACAAACTGGTGCTACGAGTGTGCCTGTTGGTCTTACTACCAATAACAACGTTGCTAACGGGTCTAATGGATCGGTTGCTGATCCTAATTCCAGTATTACTACCCCTGAAGCTGTAAACAGAGCTTCACCTGCTGCGCAAGGTAGAAGACAACAAGCGACAGgaacaaaaagaaggaaTACCAGTGTTAGCAGCGTTAGTAATGGTACGGGTACCGGCAGTAATAACAGTGCTGCCCCAAGGAAGCCTTCACAAGGAAGAACAATCCCCATATCTCCATCTGTTGCGGCAGCGACACCCAATTATAGTAACAATACTAATAGAGTGGCTACCCCTGCGATACCTGGTGCTTCTCCAGCCATGAAGCAGTTGAATAATATCATGTCTCCATCTGCCGGATTGGATAATCATCGCTCTCCATCAGTGAACACAACCATGACATCTGCGGCCTTTGCTAGTACTAACTCTACGGCGGCTAACAATCCATTTAAAGAAGATGAaacaaaattgaaattgttgATGCTTAAGAAGAAAGATGTTTTAGGCAGATATAAGAAGAGACAAGAGGTTTATTGTAACGCTAACatagatatatttttagataCACTAGCCGACTGTTTGGGTGTTGATGAGCCACAAGCTTCTATTATTCCAATTGCCCCACATattgttgattttattaacgGGACTGGCAGAAAGAAATTAACCAAGGCTGTTTTGAAAAGTAGAGATCAAGAACCAATTACCGCTGTTATTAAGGACCgcaagaaattaattatagAGAGCAAAAATAAGTTAGATTTAATAACTAGTCCTGGCTGTAAAACTCCTTTTGAATTGAAACAAAATGAAATTGGTGCtttatttcaaaacttGGACTCAATATCAAGTGTTTATAATACTTTAAGTAACGTTAAAGCTGGTACCAACATTACCGCTAATAATTCACAAGGTGGTGTTAGCGTTAAAAATGAAGGTGGTACCACTGGTATATTTAGTGCATCAACGGGTGTGAAGAGAAAATTTAGTGAAATAAAGAGTGGTGCTTTTGGGACGAATAATGTTAATGGTTCCTTGAGCGCCAGCCAAGAAATAAGTCCATCTAGTACGGAATCTTCATCGGTTATGATTGATTCTAAAAGGATTAAATTTGATTCACCAGAAGATGCGTTCAGCAGTGGTGGAAGTGGAAATGGAAATAACCACGGCAGTAGTGGAGGTGAAACCTCTACGTTTGATCCATATGCAAGTCCTGATACGATTTCTAAGGGTGAACATTCATCATTGAATGTTTGGGACTTTAATTATTGGagaaattttcaaaaacaacaacaagtaGAACAGCAAAAACAGCAAGgagaacaacaacaacaacaacagctaACTTCCCTATAA